A single Aspergillus puulaauensis MK2 DNA, chromosome 7, nearly complete sequence DNA region contains:
- the argB gene encoding ornithine carbamoyltransferase (BUSCO:EOG09263POH;~COG:E;~EggNog:ENOG410PH0Z;~InterPro:IPR002292,IPR006132,IPR006130,IPR006131, IPR036901;~PFAM:PF02729,PF00185;~go_function: GO:0016597 - amino acid binding [Evidence IEA];~go_function: GO:0016743 - carboxyl- or carbamoyltransferase activity [Evidence IEA];~go_process: GO:0006520 - cellular amino acid metabolic process [Evidence IEA]), which translates to MPHALPMASLRSALKNQSLRQAIRQYSSQTTPPTSPFAPRHFLSIADLSPTEFTALVRNASSHKRSIKSGSIPQNLLGSLTGKTVAMIFSKRSTRTRVSTEGAVVQMGGHPMFLGKDDIQLGVNESLYDTSVVISSMVSGIVARVGQHAEVADLAKHSSVPIINALCDSFHPLQAVADFQTIYENFTPKAHHLSSLGLEGLKIAWVGDANNVLFDMAIAATKMGVDIAVATPKGYEIPSDMLELITEAGEGVSNPGKLLQTNIPEEAVKNANILVTDTWVSMGQEEEKIKRLREFAGFQITADLAKRGGAKEGWKFMHCLPRHPEEVSDEVFYSHRSLVFPEAENRLWAAISALEGFIVNKGKIA; encoded by the coding sequence ATGCCTCATGCCTTACCAATGGCCTCGCTCCGGTCCGCATTGAAGAACCAGAGCTTGCGACAGGCCATACGACAATACTCATCGCAAACAACTCCTCCGACTTCCCCGTTCGCTCCCCGCCATTTTCTCTCCATTGCCGACCTCTCTCCAACTGAGTTCACAGCCCTCGTTCGCAATGCCTCTTCACACAAACGATCCATCAAATCTGGGTCAATTCCCCAGAATTTGCTCGGCTCCTTGACAGGAAAGACGGTGGCTATGATCTTCAGCAAGCGAAGCACCCGGACTAGGGTATCAACAGAAGGTGCTGTTGTGCAGATGGGAGGCCATCCAATGTTTTTGGGCAAGGATGATATCCAATTGGGAGTCAACGAGTCTCTGTACGATACTTCCGTCGTTATCTCGTCCATGGTGTCTGGCATTGTCGCCCGTGTTGGTCAGCATGCAGAGGTTGCGGATCTAGCAAAGCATTCATCCGTGCCAATCATTAATGCGTTGTGTGACTCTTTCCACCCTCTCCAGGCCGTTGCCGACTTCCAGACCATCTACGAAAATTTTACTCCTAAAGCACATCACCTTTCAAGCCTAGGACTAGAAGGTCTGAAAATCGCCTGGGTGGGCGACGCCAACAACGTCTTGTTCGATATGGCCATTGCTGCTACTAAAATGGGGGTTGACATTGCCGTTGCGACCCCTAAGGGCTACGAAATTCCTTCAGATATGCTGGAACTCATCACGGAGGCTGGAGAGGGCGTTTCAAACCCAGGCAAGCTTCTGCAGACTAATATTCCCGAAGAGGCGGTCAAGAATGCGAATATTCTCGTAACAGACACCTGGGTTTCGATGGgtcaagaagaggagaaaatTAAGCGTTTGAGAGAATTTGCCGGTTTCCAGATCACGGCTGATCTTGCCAAGCGAGGAGGTGCAAAGGAGGGTTGGAAGTTTATGCACTGTCTTCCACGACACCCAGAAGAGGTTAGTGACGAAGTCTTCTACAGCCACCGATCGCTCGTCTTCCCGGAAGCTGAGAACCGGCTGTGGGCTGCGATTTCTGCTTTGGAAGGGTTTATTGTCAATAAGGGAAAGATTGCGTGA
- a CDS encoding uncharacterized protein (COG:S;~EggNog:ENOG410PK4U;~TransMembrane:1 (i263-285o)) — MADEASRPLLSEVHEESHHQTSSTIQQHHSFEISSESTPLHEESHRQTSFRIQQHNPFGISSESTPLHGESHHQTSSIGQQRQSFGISESTPLHEESHHRQSFEISSESTPLHEESHHQTSSIGQQHQSFEISSESTPLHEESHHQTSSIGQQHQSFEISSESTPLHEESHHQTSSIGQQHQSFEISSESTPLHEESHHQTSSIGQQHQSFEISSESTPLLHRRDETNLSTYGGTELPRALSPASETLSPDDSPKKLRRKFGWTVFCGLLAIGAIIVILVLAFIVPEAVKQYTKTAAVFKPTNLSIESATNDGVRARVQGDVLLDANRIESGSVRNVGRFVTWIGREVETSQSKVNVYLPEYGNTLVGTVSVPPIKLNIRNGHVNHLDFEADLVAGNVEGLRSIAVDWLDGKLERLLLHGSARLHLKSGLLSLGEQTLADSIIFEGDDFPSVPEIDITEFNVHDVDSPDDEGAMAVNASALALTDSPFSLRIPPLGFKVLVANCSPRDPYIPTADVVTKEIVATPGHNTVIDVSGIIRGLSDELTTSCPGEKRSPLDSFLTSYIHGSQTIIYVRGADVPSLGTPKWMTDILKTVTVPLPFTGHNLDNLVKNFTMSNVHFSLPNPMAEPDTPESLPTVSALVKVLIAVPEQLNFDFDVPRVRAKADVYYHENKLGVLNLKEWQPANSTLISDADNSTVLQVRFAMDNAPLEVTDDDVLADVLSSLIFEGKPVKLAVSASVDAEIATVLGQVAVRGIPADGEFAVKPLYGGLLPGDWRPQVENLELGATTESSLLVNTMVNFTNPTQYSASVPFVDLVLVYNSSKVAHLTARDVTIVPGTNTGVNVDLQWSPLDLGGPSAVLAGQDLLSRFVSGSNTSVMMTTHKGTIPALPKLGKALARLGLEVQVPKLAPGHNDGHQGFIQDATLHLWSSTAEFALYSPLNHTTLQVTSIEAQAFYEHDKEVGKINYYQPFSIPPGLSHSPRLPVELNMEGIGYDAVKRAVGGSLDLDTIAKVGVRIGNYNETIHYRGKGIKAKVTL; from the exons ATGGCGGACGAGGCAAGTAGGCCTCTGCTGAGCGAGGTCCATGAGGAATCTCACCATCAGACATCGTCCACAATACAGCAACATCATTCATTTGAAATATCCTCTGAATCAACACCGCTCCACGAGGAATCTCACCGTCAAACGTCATTCAGAATACAACAACATAATCCATTTGGAATCTCCTCTGAATCAACACCGCTCCACGGGGAATCGCATCATCAGACATCATCCATAGGGCAACAACGTCAGTCATTTGGAATCTCTGAATCGACACCTCTCCACGAGGAATCACATCATCGTCAGTCATTTGAGATATCCTCTGAATCGACACCTCTCCACGAGGAATCGCATCATCAGACATCCTCCATAGGGCAACAACATCAGTCATTTGAGATATCCTCTGAATCGACACCTCTCCACGAGGAATCGCATCATCAGACATCCTCCATAGGGCAACAACATCAGTCATTTGAGATATCCTCTGAATCGACACCTCTCCACGAGGAATCGCATCATCAGACATCCTCCATAGGGCAGCAACATCAGTCATTTGAGATATCCTCTGAATCGACACCTCTCCACGAGGAATCGCATCATCAGACCTCCTCCATAGGGCAACAACATCAGTCCTTTGAGATATCCTCTGAATCGACACCGCTACTTCACCGTCGCGATGAAACCAATCTATCTACGTACGGTGGTACAGAGCTACCGCGAGCTTTATCTCCAGCCTCCGAAACTCTCTCCCCAGATGACAGTCCGAAAAAGTTACGGCGGAAATTTGGATGGACAGTCTTTTGCGGCCTACTTGCTATCGGTGCTATTATCGTCATCCTTGTGCTGGCTTTCATCGTTCCAGAAGCGGTTAAGCAGTACACGAAGACAGCCGCCGTATTTAAACCGACAAATCTATCGATCGAGTCCGCGACAAATGATGGAGTGAGAGCTAGGGTACAAGGGGATGTCCTTCTTGATGCCAACCGCATAGAAAGTGGATCGGTAAGAAATGTTGGGCGATTTGTCACCTGGATTGGGAGAGAGGTCGAAACCAGTCAGTCCAAGGTCAATGTCTACCTGCCGGAATACGGAAATACTCTGGTTGGGACTGTATCTGTACCCCCCATAAAACTTAATATCCGAAATGGCCACGTGAACCACCTCGATTTCGAAGCCGACCTCGTTGCTGGCAACGTCGAGGGCTTACGCTCCATCGCTGTTGACTGGCTAGACGGAAAGCTAGAACGCCTATTATTACATGGAAGTGCAAGGCTACACCTCAAGTCAGGTTTGCTGAGCCTGGGAGAGCAGACCTTAGCTGATTCTATCATATTTGAAG GTGATGACTTTCCGTCTGTACCAGAAATTGACATCACCGAGTTCAACGTACACGACGTGGATTCACCTGATGACGAAGGAGCAATGGCAGTCAATGCTTCTGCTTTAGCTCTGACCGATTCCCCGTTTTCTCTGCGCATTCCACCTCTTGGTTTCAAAGTCCTCGTTGCCAACTGCTCGCCCCGCGATCCTTATATTCCGACCGCGGACGTCGTAACTAAGGAAATTGTAGCTACTCCGGGCCACAATACTGTGATTGACGTTTCTGGTATCATTAGGGGACTTTCTGATGAACTAACGACGAGCTGTCCCGGTGAAAAGAGGTCCCCTCTCGATTCTTTTCTCACAAGTTATATCCATGGTTCTCAAACCATCATTTATGTCCGCGGCGCAGATGTGCCATCCTTGGGCACCCCCAAATGGATGACCGATATCCTCAAGACGGTGACCGTGCCGCTACCCTTTACGGGTCACAATTTGGATAACCTTGTGAAGAACTTTACCATGTCTAATGTTCACTTCTCACTGCCGAACCCCATGGCAGAACCGGATACTCCCGAGTCTCTCCCTACAGTATCCGCTTTGGTAAAGGTACTGATAGCCGTACCAGAGCAACTGAACTTTGATTTCGATGTTCCTCGAGTACGAGCTAAGGCCGACGTCTACTATCACGAAAATAAACTAGGCGTTCTCAACCTGAAAGAGTGGCAGCCCGCCAATTCGACTCTAATCTCAGATGCCGATAATTCCACCGTTTTGCAAGTGAGATTTGCCATGGATAACGCCCCTCTCGAGGTTACCGACGACGATGTACTGGCGGACGTGCTCTCGAGCCTGATATTTGAAGGAAAGCCGGTTAAACTTGCGGTTTCTGCAAGTGTCGATGCGGAGATAGCGACAGTTCTTGGACAGGTTGCCGTTCGTGGGATCCCGGCAGACGGCGAATTCGCTGTTAAGC CACTATATGGAGGGTTGCTTCCAGGCGATTGGAGACCACAAGTAGAAAACCTCGAGCTGGGGGCTACAACAGAGTCATCACTACTTGTGAACACAATGGTCAACTTTACGAATCCTACTCAGTACTCAGCATCGGTGCCTTTCGTCGACTTAGTCCTCGTGTATAACTCCAGCAAAGTTGCTCATCTAACGGCGCGAGACGTCACAATTGTACCGGGTACAAATACCGGCGTGAATGTGGATCTCCAATGGAGTCCACTTGATCTGGGCGGACCTTCAGCTGTACTTGCTGGTCAAGATTTACTTTCACGCTTTGTTTCAG GCTCCAATACCTCGGTGATGATGACAACGCACAAAGGAACTATCCCAGCATTGCCTAAACTTGGAAAAGCCCTAGCTAGGCTAGGGCTTGAAGTGCAGGTCCCTAAATTGGCACCCGGCCACAATGATGGCCATCAGGGCTTCATACAAGATGCTACG CTGCACCTCTGGTCTTCAACTGCCGAATTCGCCTTGTACTCACCTTTAAACCATACAACGCTGCAAGTCACATCGATAGAAGCACAAGCCTTCTACGAGCACGACAAGGAGGTCGGAAAAATTAACTACTATCAACCTTTTTCAATACCGCCGGGTCTGTCCCATTCACCACGACTACCGGTTGAATTGAATATGGAAGGTATCGGCTACGATGCTGTCAAGAGAGCTGTTGGTGGCTCACTTGACCTAGATACTATAGCAAAGGTTGGCGTTCGGATTGGGAATTATAACGAGACTATACATTATCGTGGTAAGGGTATTAAGGCGAAAGTGACGCTGTGA
- the COX15_2 gene encoding cytochrome c oxidase VIIc family protein (COG:C;~EggNog:ENOG410PSIU;~InterPro:IPR036636,IPR004202;~PFAM:PF02935;~TransMembrane:1 (o72-91i);~go_function: GO:0004129 - cytochrome-c oxidase activity [Evidence IEA]): MARSVPLSRSSHRALASFKMNAATALRARMATSFVARRGFSTTRAQLGSPYHYAEGPRSNIPFNPLTKFFFLRYWAFMITGFGTPFAIAVWQTYKAR, encoded by the exons ATGGCACGATCAGTACCTCTGTCTCGATCATCTCATCGCGCCCTTGCTTCATTCAAG ATGAACGCTGCTACCGCTCTCCGGGCCAGAATGGCCACATCCTTCGTCGCCCGCCGTGGCTTTTCCACCACCCGCGCCCAGCTCGGCAGTCCTTACCACTACGCCGAGGGCCCTCGCTCCAACATTCCCTTCAACCCTCTCACcaagttcttcttcctcagaTACTGGGCTTTCATGA TCACTGGCTTCGGTACTCCCTTCGCCATTGCCG TCTGGCAAACCTACAAGGCCCGTTAA
- a CDS encoding DUF3984 domain-containing protein (COG:S;~EggNog:ENOG410PI63;~InterPro:IPR025040;~PFAM:PF13136), whose product MDSSASPTQPGSRSRRSYPSLNQVSLAPLTPHYPIDGDNDTDRHSQDYFSPQNEALDTPTRTSYLSSFSVPGTPGVLSHAPSRSASRVRHHTRSKSSTPIHLSDTNIQEQNANHPLHHHSRSSGSATASVTSRARRPAAHRHQSSDTRDPEWMLRAGVALASSAREEKGQSWLVKRESSTSLVSEGGKFEVDAISQALRTGMSRRSKSGRSTPAAAASLSRAVSRRNSRHDLAMTGLEMTMPSPSSKRSSGQAFSAPRTPSHAMNDEGRSSISLLPDFIDEQVRAEMRDTIQQQVARDCGSALSDDSWDSENDEEEEEEIDELELQRLTRERGFGLGGWVDRMVEWTLFGVDDWPLSSTADPITNPPRATAVELDEDDHPAAGLSDNDDEVKSLASDTISEIIPTERAGNRGGWEDAGWLFRAIKQALISA is encoded by the exons ATGGAT TCCTCAGCATCCCCAACTCAACCAGGTTCCCGGTCACGCCGCTCTTACCCATCTCTAAATCAAGTTTCTCTCGCTCCTTTAACCCCGCACTACCCTATAGACGGCGACAATGATACGGATCGACATTCACAGGACTACTTCTCCCCacaaaatgaagctctcgACACCCCGACCAGAACCTCCTATCTATCCAGCTTCTCAGTCCCGGGCACACCTGGTGTTCTTTCCCATGCCCCCTCTCGAAGTGCTTCACGCGTGCGCCACCATACTCGAAGCAAAAGTTCAACACCTATCCATCTAAGCGATACCAACATCCAGGAGCAGAATGCGAACCACCCACTTCACCACCACTCCAGAAGCAGCGGAAGCGCCACCGCCAGTGTCaccagcagagccaggcGTCCGGCAGCCCACCGGCACCAGTCCTCCGACACGAGAGACCCCGAGTGGATGCTCCGTGCAGGAGTTGCACTGGCATCCTCAGCCCGCGAGGAAAAGGGCCAGAGCTGGCTAGTGAAACGCGAGAGCTCGACCAGTTTAGTTTCAGAGGGTGGGAAGTTCGAGGTTGATGCTATTTCTCAGGCGTTGCGCACGGGTATGTCTCGCCGGTCGAAATCCGGCCGGTCTACGCCTGCAGCTGCGGCTTCGCTGTCCCGCGCGGTCAGTCGACGGAACAGCAGGCATGACCTTGCTATGACGGGGCTTGAAATGACgatgccctcgccctcctcgaaACGCAGTAGCGGGCAGGCATTCTCAGCGCCGCGTACTCCATCTCATGCTATGAACGATGAGGGGCGATCCTCCATATCTCTCCTCCCAGATTTCATAGACGAGCAAGTCCGTGCGGAAATGCGAGATACGATTCAACAACAGGTTGCGCGCGATTGCGGTTCTGCATTATCAGACGACTCATGGGACTCCGAaaacgacgaagaggaagaagaagagattgaCGAACTCGAGCTCCAACGGTTAACTCGCGAACGCGGCTTTGGTCTAGGTGGCTGGGTAGACCGGATGGTAGAATGGACGTTATTCGGCGTCGATGACTGGCCGCTCTCGTCCACCGCAGATCCGATAACAAACCCACCACGAGCGACAGCAGTAGAACtcgatgaagatgatcacccagcagcagggctgTCCGATAATGACGACGAAGTCAAGAGCCTAGCATCAGATACCATCTCCGAAATAATTCCTACGGAAAGGGCTGGGAACCGTGGCGGCTGGGAAGATGCAGGGTGGCTATTCCGTGCCATTAAGCAAGCTTTGATATCTGCATAA
- the STS1 gene encoding cut8/STS1 family protein (COG:U;~EggNog:ENOG410PKVS;~InterPro:IPR013868,IPR038422;~PFAM:PF08559;~go_component: GO:0005634 - nucleus [Evidence IEA];~go_process: GO:0031144 - proteasome localization [Evidence IEA];~go_process: GO:0071630 - nuclear protein quality control by the ubiquitin-proteasome system [Evidence IEA]), whose translation MNSLVATPPVPRHFYEHSRFSPSRPMSTPSHTPTNRKRKADDDNNDYDSRMSASPTNSPAFTPRSLPSSRQLKRARPNVGGRPLSLPRLLETLDADALRGVLRTICNRHPNLADEVVQTAPRPNVASALHVLRNYQSALQSSFPLGGSPESDYAYNRVRQPLGQLLEALGDFTPHFLPPNETQPSISLSYLDDATEIIHSLPRWSSPQNNVERDSAYDEICKAWILVIREAAKRGGGIQLQYGGWDQKLAKHNQNSGGRLQAAVNDLASSLGWMHGPESQGFGSQGGTEFGSIREQLLSGTYGLGTPVKVGPW comes from the exons ATGAACAGCTTGGTGGCTACACCACCTGTGCCGCGTCACTTTTATGAACATTCTcgtttctctccctctcgcCCAA TGTCTACTCCGAGTCACACTCCCACCAACCGCAAGCGGAAAGCAGATGATGACAACAATGATTATGATAGCCGGATGTCAGCTTCGCCTACGAACTCCCCAGCCTTCACTCCGAGATCCTTGCCCTCGTCTCGACAACTGAAACGTGCTCGACCGAATGTCGGTGGAAGGCCGCTCTCTCTCCCCCGTTTGCTGGAAACCCTGGACGCTGATGCCCTCCGTGGTGTCCTTCGGACCATATGTAATCGTCATCCCAATCTAGCTGATGAAGTGGTCCAAACTGCTCCTCGTCCAAACGTTGCATCCGCTCTTCACGTTCTTCGAAATTATCAATCTGCTCTACAATCATCATTCCCTCTGGGTGGCAGCCCCGAATCCGATTACGCCTATAATCGAGTCCGTCAACCTCTAGGACAGCTCCTCGAAGCTTTAGGCGACTTTACTCCACACTTTTTACCACCTAACGAAACACAACCTTCGATATCTTTGAGCTATTTGGATGATGCCACGGAAATCATACATTCTTTGCCGCGGTGGAGCTCACCTCAAAACAACGTAGAGCGGGACTCTGCTTATGATGAAATTTGCAAGGCATGGATCCTAGTGATCCGAGAGGCCGCTAAACGTGGAGGTGGGATCCAATTGCAGTATGGAGGTTGGGATCAGAAGCTAGCGAAGCATAACCAGAACTCCGGCGGCAGACTGCAGGCGGCCGTCAACGACCTCGCGTCCAGCTTAGGGTGGATGCACGGACCGGAATCACAAGGCTTCGGGAGTCAAGGGGGCACCGAGTTTGGTTCCATTCGAGAACAGCTTCTGTCGGGAACATATGGGCTTGGAACCCCGGTCAAAGTTGGACCATGGTAA
- the MTR4 gene encoding ATP-dependent RNA helicase MTR4 (COG:A;~EggNog:ENOG410PHU2;~InterPro:IPR012961,IPR016438,IPR027417,IPR001650, IPR014001,IPR011545,IPR025696;~PFAM:PF13234,PF08148,PF00270,PF00271;~go_function: GO:0003676 - nucleic acid binding [Evidence IEA];~go_function: GO:0003723 - RNA binding [Evidence IEA];~go_function: GO:0003724 - RNA helicase activity [Evidence IEA];~go_function: GO:0005524 - ATP binding [Evidence IEA];~go_process: GO:0006401 - RNA catabolic process [Evidence IEA]) — protein sequence MDELFDVFEDQPQAAKPSESVPRRPKKEKSKKRQVNGDVKENVDKPEPKESATTADVADRDVEEENASRSDNNNQPDAKRLRLEEEPEPVVADLFETAQEREIAGSVGLQAEKDAGSVVLSHQVRHQVAIPPKYPYVPISQHKAPENPARVWPFTLDPFQQVAVSSIERGESVLVSAHTSAGKTVVAEYAIAQSLKNNQRVIYTSPIKALSNQKYREFAADFGDVGLMTGDVTINPTATCLVMTTEILRSMLYRGSEIMREVAWVIFDEIHYMRDATRGVVWEETIILLPDKVRYVFLSATIPNAMQFAEWIVKMHNQPCHVVYTDFRPTPLQHYFFPAGSEGMHLIVDEKGAFREENFQKAMSSIADKKGDDPSDALAKRKGKGKDKKLNKGGNQDRDDIYKIVKMIMLKSLNPVIVFSFSKRECEFYALKMRSLAFNDDSEKEMVSKVFNSAIEMLSEEDRNLPQIQNILPLLRRGIGVHHSGLLPILKETIEILFQEGLIKVLFATETFSIGLNMPAKTVVFTSVRKFDGFSQRWVTPSEFVQMSGRAGRRGLDDRGIVIMMIGEEMDPAVAKEIVRGEQDRLNSAFHLGYNMILNLMRVEGISPEFMLERCFYQFQNTAGLAGLEKELAESEEKRANMTIPDEGTIREYYDIRTQVDQFNDDVRAVISHPTYSIAYLQPGRLVHIKYKEFDFGWGIVVNNKKRKPPKNSTQEFSDHEAWVVDVLLKVADGSSIGTQTFEDLPQGVRPPKEGEKYQTAVVPLLLNCVQAISHVRIFPPKDLQTANARDSMGKKVDEVKRRFPDGIAVLDPIEDMGIKDDEFKKTLRKIEVLESRLVSNPLHNSPRLEELYNQYSEKVDLGNKIKATKKKISEGMAIQQLDELKCRKRVLRRFGFINEAEVVQLKARVACEISTGDELMLSELLFNGFFNKLTPEQAASVLSVFVFEEKTKETPALSKDELSKPLKEIQAQARIVAKVAQESKLAVSEEDYVQSFHWELMEVIYEWANGKSFADICGMTDVYEGSLIRVFRRLEECLRQMAQAAKVMGSEELESKFETALTKVRRDIVAAQSLYL from the exons ATGGATGAGCTTTTCGATGTCTTCGAGGACCAGCCCCAGGCGGCCAAGCCCTCCGAATCTGTACCCCGACGaccgaagaaagaaaagagcaagAAGCGCCAGGTAAATGGTGATGTGAAGGAAAATGTTGACAAGCCGGAACCAAAGGAGAGCGCAACTACTGCCGATGTCGCCGATCGggatgtcgaggaagagaatgctTCACGCTCGGATAACAACAATCAACCCGATGCGAAACGATTGCGACTAGAAGAGGAGCCGGAACCCGTAGTTGCGGATTTGTTTGAAACGGCGCAAGAACGAGAGATCGCAGGTTCCGTGGGACTTCAAGCTGAGAAAGATGCCGGTTCTGTGGTATTGTCTCATCAGGTCCGGCATCAAGTCGCCATTCCCCCAAAATACCCATACGTGCCTATTTCTCAACACAAAGCCCCCGAGAACCCCGCAAGAGTGTGGCCATTCACCCTCGATCCATTCCAGCAGGTCGCTGTCTCATCAATCGAAAGAGGGGAAAGTGTGCTAGTTTCGGCCCATACCAGTGCGGGTAAGACAGTGGTTGCGGAATATGCTATTGCGCAGAGTTTGAAGAACAATCAAAGGGTCATCTACACGAGTCCAATCAAAGCTCTGAGTAACCAAAAGTATCGAGAGTTTGCCGCAGACTTTGGCGACGTTGGTCTAATGACCGGAGATGTGACTATCAACCCTACCGCTACTTGCTTGGTCATGACGACAGAAATTCTGCGATCCATGCTGTACCGCGGCTCTGAGATCATGCGCGAAGTCGCCTGGGTGATCTTTGACGAAATCCATTACATGCGAGACGCCA CGCGAGGTGTTGTTTGGGAAGAAACGATCATTCTACTCCCCGATAAGGTCCGATACGTGTTTTTGTCTGCTACGATACCCAACGCCATGCAGTTCGCGGAGTGGATTGTCAAAATGCACAACCAGCCCTGTCACGTTGTATATACCGATTTTAGACCTACACCACTACAACACTATTTCTTCCCCGCTGGTTCTGAAGGAATGCATCTGATTGTGGATGAAAAGGGCGCTTTTCGGGAGGAGAACTTTCAAAAGGCCATGAGCTCCATCGCAGACAAGAAGGGAGACGACCCGTCGGACGCGCTCGCCAAGCGGAAAGGAAAGGGCAAAGATAAGAAGTTAAACAAAGGCGGAAATCAAGATAGAGATGACATCTATAAGATCGTCAAGATGATCATGCTCAAGAGCCTGAATCCTGTGATCGTCTTCAGTTTCAGCAAGCGTGAATGCGAGTTCTATGCTCTGAAAATGAGGAGCTTGGCGTTCAACGACGACtccgagaaggagatggtctCCAAGGTTTTCAACAGCGCGATTGAAATGCTGTCAGAGGAGGACAGAAACTTGCCTCAAATTCAAAACATCCTACCCCTTCTTCGCAGAGGTATCGGCGTTCATCATTCTGGGCTTCTTCCCATTCTTAAGGAAACCATCGAAATCCTGTTCCAAGAGGGACTTATCAAGGTCCTTTTCGCGACAGAAACATTCTCCATCGGTCTCAACATGCCCGCCAAAACTGTCGTCTTCACTAGCGTCCGAAAGTTTGACGGTTTCAGCCAGCGGTGGGTCACTCCATCTGAATTTGTGCAAATGTCAGGCCGCGCTGGTCGAAGAGGTCTTGACGACCGTGGTATTGTGATCATGATGATAGGCGAGGAAATGGACCCTGCTGTGGCCAAGGAAATTGTTCGTGGAGAGCAGGACCGTTTGAATTCCGCGTTCCATTTGGGATACAATATGATCCTCAATCTAATGCGCGTGGAGGGTATCTCACCAGAGTTTATGTTGGAAAGGTGTTTCTATCAATTCCAGAACACTGCTGGTCTAGCAGGACTTGAAAAGG AACTTGCTGAGTCAGAGGAAAAGAGGGCAAATATGACTATTCCAGACGAAGGGACGATTCGTGAATATTACGATATTCGAACCCAGGTTGACCAGTTCAATGACGACGTACGAGCGGTCATCAGTCATCCTACGTATTCCATAGCCTATCTCCAGCCTGGGCGGTTGGTTCACATCAAGTACAAAGAGTTTGATTTCGGCTGGGGGATTGTTGTAAACAACAAGAAACGCAAACCACCGAAGAACTCCACGCAGGAATTTAGCGATCATGAGGCCtgggttgttgatgttctTTTGAAAGTTGCCGACGGATCATCTATTGGCACCCAGACATTCGAAGATCTGCCACAAGGTGTGCGCCCTCCAAAGGAAGGCGAAAAATACCAAACCGCGGTTGTTCCGCTCCTTCTCAACTGCGTTCAAGCCATCTCACATGTGCGGATCTTCCCACCAAAAGACTTACAGACCGCGAATGCGCGGGATTCTATGGGGAAGAAAGTGGATGAAGTTAAGCGGCGGTTCCCTGATGGTATTGCTGTTCTCGACCCGATCGAAGATATGGGAATTAAGGATGATGAATTCAAGAAAACGTTAAGG AAAATTGAGGTCCTCGAGTCTCGTTTGGTCTCAAATCCACTGCACAACTCTCCGCGATTGGAGGAGTTGTATAATCAATATTCAGAGAAGGTGGATTTGGGGAACAAGATCAAAGcgaccaagaagaagatatccGAAGGCATGGCGATACAGCAACTAGATGAACTGAAATGCCGAAAACGAGTTCTTCGCCGCTTCGGGTTCATCAACGAGGCCGAAGTCGTGCAGCTGAAAGCACGTGTGGCATGTGAAATCAGCACCGGCGACGAGTTGATGCTCAGTGAGCTTCTTTTCAACGGCTTCTTCAATAAGCTCACCCCGGAGCAAGCAGCGTCCGTATTGAGCGTATTCGTATttgaagaaaaaacaaaGGAGACGCCGGCGCTGTCTAAGGATGAGCTTTCGAAACCCCTCAAGGAGATCCAAGCGCAAGCACGGATCGTCGCCAAAGTCGCACAGGAGTCGAAACTAGCAGTCAGCGAAGAAGATTACGTTCAGAGCTTCCACTGGGAACTCATGGAAGTTATTTACGAATGGGCTAACGGGAAATCATTTGCTGATATCTG CGGTATGACCGATGTTTACGAAGGCAGTTTAATCCGTGTCTTCCGTCGGTTAGAAGAGTGTCTGCGACAAATGGCTCAGGCAGCCAAGGTTATGGGCAGCGAGGAGCTTGAAAGTAAATTTGAGACAGCGTTGACAAAGGTTCGCAGGGACATTGTCGCCGCTCAGTCCCTGTATCTGTAG